One window from the genome of Rhinolophus ferrumequinum isolate MPI-CBG mRhiFer1 chromosome 10, mRhiFer1_v1.p, whole genome shotgun sequence encodes:
- the TMBIM6 gene encoding bax inhibitor 1, producing MNIFDRKIDFDALLKFSHITPSTQQHLKKVYASFALCMFVAAAGAYVHVVTHFIQAGLLSALGSLGLMIWLMAIPHSHETEQKRLGLLAGFAFLTGVGLGPALELCIAINPSILPTAFMGTAMIFTCFSLSALYARRRSYLFLGGVLMSAMSLMLLSSLGNLFFGSIWLFQANLYVGLVVMCGFVLFDTQLIIEKAEHGDKDYIWHCVDLFLDFVTLFRKLMMILAMNEKDKKKEKK from the exons ATGAACATATTTGATCGGAAGATCGACTTTGATGCACTCTTAAAATTTTCCCACAT AACCCCCTCGACACAGCAGCACCTGAAGAAGGTCTATGCCAGTTTTGCCCTTTGTATGTTTGTGGCGGCTGCGGGGGCCTACGTCCATGTGGTCACTCATTTCATTCAG GCTGGCCTGCTTTCTGCCCTCGGCTCCCTGGGGTTGATGATTTGGCTGATGGCAATACCTCATAGCCATGAAACTGAGCAAAAAAGACTGGGACTTCTTGCTGGATTTGCTTTTCTTACAG GAGTTGGCCTGGGCCCTGCTCTGGAGTTATGCATTGCCATCAACCCCAG CATCCTTCCCACTGCCTTCATGGGTACAGCAATGATCTTCACGTGCTTCAGCCTGAGTGCCCTCTACGCCAGGCGCCGCAGTTACCTCTTTCTGGGAG GTGTCTTGATGTCAGCCATGAGCCTGATGCTCTTGTCTTCCCTGGGGAATCTTTTCTTCGGATCCATTTGGCTTTTCCAG GCAAACCTGTATGTGGGGCTGGTGGTCATGTGTGGCTTTGTCCTTTTTGATACTCAACTCATTATTGAAAAGGCTGAACATGGAGATAAGGATTACATCTG GCACTGCGTTGACCTCTTCTTAGATTTCGTTACTCTCTTCAGAAAACTCATGATGATTCTGGCTATGAATGAGAAG gacaagaagaaagagaagaagtga